A window from Herbaspirillum sp. meg3 encodes these proteins:
- a CDS encoding ATP-binding protein — translation MNLDSVSAQFGFLKGTGTLGQLIFEHDWSSSPLGPISQWPQSLKTAVSLMLNSRQPMWLGWGEQVTFLYNDAYIDVLSQAKHPWALGRPAAEVWSEIWDICGPLADKVFKQGEATFVDEVRLFMSRESGPEENYFSFSYSPIRDESGEVGGLFCPNAEMTAKHLNARRLRTLSELASGALMERTADAAAATAATILAKNPDDVPFALLYLTDCNQYQAVLKQTVNLPPLNGIAPEFISLDAAETQIDATGMPLLGRLWPMGQVLDTVTKELVDVAHIDTLPLGLADQRIRRAIMLPLASPGLERPIGVLICGINPTRPLDNDYQTFFDLVAGQIATAIQQARMAEAEKQRADLLAELDQAKTAFFSNVSHEFRTPLTLMMGPLDDMLNDHEHALAPVQQQRANMLRRNTQRLQKLVNTLLDFSRIQAGRAEATYARVDLAALTSDLASTFRSTIEGAGLVFEVNCPRLKEETYVDVTMWEKIVLNLLSNAFKFTLEGKISLKLSGHGDHIALSVTDTGVGIAKDQLPLVFKRFHRVEGVQARTHEGSGIGLALVRDLVSLQGGTIEVDSTPQSGSAFVLQIPAGRAHLPADRIVDTTEAEAVHTSLSPLADTYAAEANRWIAVNRAADQEVVQASPLQSTPASRDPMVGLGARILVADDNADMRDYLTNLLQPHWEIEAVANGLDALEAARRYPHDLILSDVMMPQLDGFGLLERLRADDATRNIPFILLSARAGEEARLEGLAAGADDYLVKPFSSRELIARIESMLLRSQIRAMEKRHADRMSTIFAQAPVAIAITRGPNHVFELANAPYMELIGNRPIIGRSVRESLPELEGQSVLGLLDEVYRHAEPHIGRSLGVNLRRSSTGMAEERFFDFVYQPMLKPDGSIEGIAVVAFEVTELTRARQAAEVANRTKDEFLAMLGHELRNPLTPILTAVHLMRLRGGGGVEKECSVIERQARHLVRLVDDLLDVSRVAQGKINLQKKKIEIADVIAKAIETASPLLEERHHRLSINVPSQGLLVHADPERLTQVLANLLTNAGKYTENRGHISIDAMLENNQIVIDVRDNGIGIKAEMLPHVFDMFAQETQAIDRAGGGLGLGLAIVRSLTELHGGSAHVYSAGVGMGSVFTIKLPAVMSETTPLLLPLPTTDTIALTPGGDACAILIVDDNQDAAQILGELLSMQGHDVRVAYDGPSALDAVKHFTPRIALLDIGLPIMDGYEVAGHLRALPHLQGIGLIALTGYGQASDRLRSANAGFDHHLVKPVDIDVVEELIRATLTARPADSQMPPAILAAAGDNSNAGRELS, via the coding sequence ATGAATCTTGATTCCGTATCAGCCCAATTTGGCTTTCTTAAAGGTACAGGCACGCTTGGCCAACTTATTTTTGAACATGATTGGTCATCCTCGCCGCTGGGGCCGATCAGCCAATGGCCCCAGAGTCTCAAAACAGCCGTCAGCCTGATGCTCAACTCGCGCCAGCCGATGTGGCTGGGCTGGGGCGAGCAAGTCACCTTTCTCTACAACGACGCTTACATCGATGTGCTCAGCCAGGCCAAGCACCCGTGGGCGCTGGGACGGCCGGCCGCCGAAGTCTGGTCGGAAATCTGGGACATTTGCGGCCCTCTCGCAGATAAAGTGTTCAAACAAGGCGAAGCCACCTTTGTGGACGAAGTACGTTTGTTCATGAGCCGTGAAAGCGGCCCCGAAGAGAACTATTTTTCCTTCTCCTATTCACCGATCCGCGACGAATCGGGGGAAGTCGGCGGTTTGTTTTGTCCGAACGCCGAGATGACCGCCAAGCATCTCAATGCGCGCCGTCTGCGCACGCTGTCCGAGCTGGCTTCCGGCGCATTGATGGAACGCACCGCCGACGCTGCTGCGGCCACGGCGGCAACCATCCTCGCGAAAAATCCCGACGACGTGCCATTTGCGCTGCTCTATCTGACTGACTGCAACCAGTACCAGGCAGTGCTGAAACAGACCGTCAATCTGCCGCCGCTGAATGGCATTGCCCCCGAATTCATCAGCCTCGATGCTGCCGAGACGCAAATCGACGCGACCGGTATGCCGCTCCTTGGGCGACTCTGGCCGATGGGGCAAGTGCTGGACACCGTTACCAAGGAACTGGTTGATGTAGCGCATATTGATACACTGCCACTCGGTCTGGCCGACCAGCGCATTCGCCGGGCCATCATGTTGCCGCTGGCTTCGCCGGGGCTGGAACGGCCGATCGGCGTGCTGATCTGCGGTATCAATCCCACGCGTCCGCTGGACAACGATTACCAGACCTTCTTCGATTTAGTGGCCGGCCAGATAGCCACGGCGATTCAACAAGCGCGTATGGCAGAAGCCGAGAAGCAGCGCGCCGACCTGCTGGCGGAACTGGATCAAGCCAAAACAGCATTTTTCAGTAACGTCAGCCATGAATTCCGCACGCCTCTCACGCTGATGATGGGGCCGCTGGATGACATGCTCAATGACCACGAGCACGCACTCGCGCCGGTGCAGCAGCAACGTGCCAATATGTTGCGGCGTAACACCCAACGCCTGCAAAAACTGGTCAATACCTTGCTGGATTTTTCGCGCATTCAGGCCGGGCGCGCGGAGGCCACTTATGCGAGAGTCGATCTGGCCGCCCTCACCTCAGATCTGGCCAGCACTTTCCGCTCCACCATCGAGGGGGCGGGACTGGTATTTGAGGTCAACTGCCCGCGGCTGAAGGAAGAAACCTACGTCGACGTCACGATGTGGGAAAAAATTGTTCTCAACCTGCTTTCCAACGCGTTCAAATTCACGCTGGAAGGCAAGATCAGCCTCAAACTCAGCGGCCACGGCGACCATATTGCGTTGTCCGTGACTGACACCGGCGTGGGCATTGCCAAGGATCAGTTGCCGCTGGTGTTCAAGCGCTTCCATCGCGTTGAAGGCGTACAAGCGCGCACGCATGAAGGATCGGGCATCGGGCTGGCGTTGGTGCGCGATCTTGTCAGCCTGCAGGGTGGAACGATTGAGGTCGACAGTACACCGCAATCCGGTTCGGCGTTTGTACTGCAAATACCGGCGGGACGTGCGCATCTGCCTGCAGATCGCATCGTGGATACGACCGAGGCCGAGGCTGTGCACACCTCACTCAGTCCGCTGGCAGATACTTACGCTGCCGAGGCCAATCGCTGGATTGCCGTAAATCGAGCTGCAGATCAGGAGGTCGTACAGGCGTCCCCGTTGCAAAGCACACCGGCAAGCCGCGATCCAATGGTTGGTCTGGGTGCGCGTATTCTGGTCGCCGACGACAACGCCGACATGCGCGATTACCTGACCAATTTGCTGCAACCGCATTGGGAGATAGAAGCCGTCGCCAACGGTCTTGATGCCCTTGAGGCTGCACGCCGCTACCCGCATGATCTGATTTTGTCGGATGTCATGATGCCGCAGCTCGACGGCTTCGGTCTGCTGGAGCGGCTGCGTGCCGATGACGCCACCCGCAATATTCCGTTCATTCTGTTGTCGGCCCGCGCCGGAGAAGAGGCGCGTTTGGAGGGGCTGGCTGCCGGTGCCGACGATTATCTGGTCAAACCGTTTTCCAGCCGGGAGTTGATCGCCCGCATCGAATCCATGCTGTTGCGCTCGCAAATCCGCGCCATGGAAAAACGCCATGCCGATCGCATGAGCACCATCTTTGCGCAGGCGCCGGTCGCCATTGCGATTACCCGCGGCCCCAACCATGTGTTCGAGCTGGCCAACGCACCGTACATGGAACTGATCGGCAACCGGCCCATCATCGGAAGAAGTGTCAGAGAATCCTTGCCCGAACTGGAGGGCCAGAGCGTGCTGGGTCTGCTCGACGAGGTCTATCGCCACGCCGAACCGCACATCGGCCGCTCGCTGGGTGTCAATCTGAGACGCAGCAGCACGGGTATGGCGGAAGAGCGGTTCTTCGACTTCGTCTACCAACCGATGCTCAAGCCCGACGGCAGCATTGAAGGCATCGCCGTGGTGGCGTTTGAAGTCACCGAGCTGACGCGTGCTCGGCAGGCAGCTGAAGTCGCCAATCGCACCAAGGACGAATTTTTGGCCATGCTGGGCCATGAGTTGAGAAATCCTCTCACTCCAATTTTGACTGCGGTGCACCTGATGCGCCTGCGCGGTGGCGGGGGTGTGGAAAAAGAGTGCAGCGTCATCGAACGCCAGGCGCGTCATCTGGTGCGACTGGTCGACGATTTGCTGGATGTATCGCGGGTAGCACAAGGAAAAATCAATTTGCAAAAGAAGAAAATAGAAATCGCGGACGTCATTGCCAAGGCGATCGAAACCGCCAGCCCGCTACTGGAAGAGCGCCATCATCGCCTGAGCATCAATGTGCCCTCCCAGGGGCTGCTGGTGCATGCCGATCCCGAGCGGCTGACACAGGTACTCGCCAACCTGCTGACCAATGCCGGCAAGTACACCGAAAATCGCGGCCACATCAGCATTGACGCAATGCTGGAAAACAACCAGATTGTCATTGATGTGCGTGACAACGGCATCGGCATCAAAGCCGAGATGTTGCCGCATGTCTTTGACATGTTTGCGCAAGAGACTCAAGCCATTGACCGCGCCGGCGGTGGCCTGGGGCTGGGGCTTGCCATTGTGCGCAGCCTGACCGAATTGCATGGCGGTTCGGCGCATGTCTATAGCGCGGGCGTGGGAATGGGCAGCGTATTCACTATCAAACTGCCTGCCGTGATGAGCGAGACTACACCGCTTCTGTTGCCGTTACCGACGACCGATACAATCGCGCTGACGCCAGGCGGTGATGCCTGCGCGATCCTGATCGTCGACGACAATCAGGATGCCGCGCAAATTCTTGGTGAACTGCTATCCATGCAGGGACACGATGTCCGTGTTGCCTATGACGGCCCGTCGGCGCTCGATGCGGTCAAGCATTTCACACCACGCATCGCCTTGCTCGATATCGGCCTGCCCATCATGGACGGCTATGAAGTCGCAGGACATTTGCGCGCCCTGCCGCATCTGCAAGGCATAGGTCTGATCGCCCTGACGGGGTATGGCCAGGCCAGCGATCGTCTGCGCTCCGCCAATGCCGGTTTCGACCACCATCTGGTCAAGCCGGTCGACATTGATGTGGTGGAAGAGCTGATCCGGGCGACGCTGACTGCGCGTCCTGCGGATTCTCAGATGCCGCCGGCCATCCTGGCTGCTGCGGGCGACAACAGCAACGCCGGGCGGGAATTGTCCTGA